From Enhydrobacter sp., the proteins below share one genomic window:
- a CDS encoding alpha/beta fold hydrolase, with product MAGFILVHGACHGGWCWEKVVPLLEARGHKVCAPDLPALGKDPTPPANVTLAHNVDKIAKLLDKQDEPVILVGHSLGGVTISQVAEARRRKLRALVYVCGLLPPNGKCGRDMTSLEPDALFRRSREIAPDGTTYSFAKAKLPALFYEDVPPEDRYRAIERLRPQPIVISTTPLSLTEERFGSVPRWYIECTHDNAIRIGLQRQMVKMTPCKVLKLACGHTPFYSKPEELADHLDTVARATTG from the coding sequence GTGGCGGGATTCATCCTCGTCCACGGCGCTTGTCACGGCGGATGGTGCTGGGAGAAGGTCGTGCCGCTTTTGGAAGCGCGCGGCCACAAGGTCTGCGCGCCCGACCTGCCGGCGCTCGGCAAGGACCCAACGCCGCCCGCCAACGTCACGCTGGCGCACAACGTCGACAAGATCGCCAAGCTCCTCGACAAGCAGGACGAGCCGGTCATCCTGGTCGGCCATTCGCTGGGCGGCGTCACCATCAGCCAGGTGGCCGAGGCGCGGCGGCGCAAGCTCAGGGCCCTGGTCTATGTCTGCGGCTTGCTGCCGCCCAACGGTAAGTGCGGACGCGACATGACCTCGCTCGAGCCCGACGCCCTGTTCCGCCGCTCGCGCGAGATCGCCCCCGACGGCACGACCTACAGCTTCGCCAAGGCCAAGCTGCCCGCGCTGTTCTACGAGGACGTGCCGCCCGAGGACCGCTACCGAGCCATCGAGCGACTGCGCCCGCAGCCGATCGTGATCTCGACCACGCCGCTGTCCCTGACCGAGGAGCGCTTCGGCTCGGTGCCGCGCTGGTACATCGAGTGCACGCACGACAACGCCATCCGCATCGGCCTGCAACGCCAGATGGTGAAGATGACGCCGTGCAAGGTGCTGAAGCTGGCATGTGGCCACACGCCGTTCTACAGCAAGCCCGAGGAGCTCGCCGACCATCTCGACACGGTGGCGCGCGCCACGACGGGGTGA
- a CDS encoding branched-chain amino acid ABC transporter permease: MKAPIAALSPIAALIAVAALACVPWLVGDYGLSLAINIVSYTVLATAWSLFSGPTRYVSLATVAFFGIGAYTTAVFAETLAWPLVLLIAGVVGIVVAGLVGLSTLRLSGVYFVIFSFGLAELIRQLVTWYEVNVTRTLGRYVFTDIGAAHIYWQLLALGVLVFAAGWAIGRSRLGLALRAIGDDETVARHAGIDTTRAKVALFVLSTVFMTLTGAIMAPRWTYIDPAIAFNPVLSFTVLIMALLGGVHRLYGPVLGVVPLALLFEYLIAGFPNHFSIMVGVVFIVIVYLIPKGVVGLVERVARKPA, from the coding sequence ATGAAGGCTCCCATTGCCGCCCTGTCCCCCATCGCCGCCCTGATCGCCGTCGCGGCGCTGGCGTGCGTGCCCTGGCTGGTCGGCGACTACGGCCTCTCGCTCGCGATCAACATCGTGAGCTACACGGTGCTCGCCACGGCCTGGAGCCTGTTCTCGGGGCCGACGCGCTACGTTTCCCTCGCGACGGTCGCCTTCTTCGGCATCGGCGCCTACACAACGGCCGTCTTCGCCGAGACGCTGGCCTGGCCGCTCGTGCTGCTGATCGCCGGCGTCGTGGGGATCGTCGTGGCCGGCCTCGTCGGCCTGTCGACGCTTCGCCTCAGCGGCGTCTATTTCGTCATCTTCAGCTTCGGTCTCGCCGAGCTGATCCGCCAGCTCGTCACCTGGTACGAGGTGAACGTCACGCGCACGCTCGGCCGGTACGTCTTCACCGACATCGGAGCGGCACACATCTATTGGCAGCTCCTCGCGCTCGGCGTGCTGGTGTTCGCCGCGGGATGGGCGATCGGCCGTTCGCGGCTGGGCCTCGCCTTGCGCGCCATCGGCGACGACGAAACCGTGGCGAGGCATGCCGGCATCGACACGACCAGGGCCAAGGTCGCCCTGTTCGTGCTCTCCACCGTGTTCATGACCCTCACCGGCGCCATCATGGCGCCGCGCTGGACCTACATCGATCCCGCCATCGCCTTCAATCCGGTGCTGTCGTTCACCGTGCTCATCATGGCGCTGCTGGGCGGCGTGCACCGACTCTACGGGCCGGTGCTGGGCGTCGTGCCGCTCGCCCTGCTGTTCGAGTACCTGATCGCGGGCTTCCCCAACCATTTCAGCATCATGGTCGGCGTGGTCTTCATCGTGATCGTCTACCTGATCCCGAAGGGGGTGGTCGGGCTGGTCGAGCGGGTGGCGAGGAAGCCGGCATGA
- a CDS encoding 2,4'-dihydroxyacetophenone dioxygenase family protein, protein MEFWRNLKPVEKVFQPDALPEVYVAGAATGDERYYVPFTETVSSRPLWISPSQNKWCDILMAKAAGLVNRHYHPHEVFAYTISGKWGYLEHDWIATAGDFVYETPGESHTLVAHEHPDPMKVFFIVKGPLVWLDESGQPEGYFDVHQYIALCKAHYDKVGLGAALVDKLYR, encoded by the coding sequence ATGGAATTCTGGCGCAACCTCAAGCCGGTCGAGAAGGTTTTCCAGCCCGACGCGCTACCCGAGGTTTATGTCGCCGGCGCGGCGACCGGCGACGAGCGCTACTATGTGCCCTTCACCGAGACCGTCTCTTCGCGCCCGCTGTGGATCTCGCCCAGCCAGAACAAGTGGTGCGACATCCTGATGGCCAAGGCGGCGGGCCTGGTGAACCGGCACTATCACCCCCACGAGGTGTTCGCCTACACGATTTCCGGCAAATGGGGCTATCTCGAGCACGACTGGATCGCGACCGCGGGCGACTTCGTCTACGAGACGCCGGGCGAATCGCACACCCTGGTGGCGCACGAGCATCCCGATCCGATGAAGGTCTTCTTCATCGTGAAGGGTCCCCTGGTATGGCTCGACGAGTCGGGGCAGCCCGAAGGCTACTTCGACGTTCATCAATATATCGCGCTCTGCAAGGCGCACTACGACAAGGTCGGGCTGGGCGCGGCGCTGGTCGACAAGCTATATCGCTGA
- a CDS encoding iron-containing alcohol dehydrogenase has protein sequence MLNGIHGHQEIERVVYGRAAGSALRAEAERLGARRVFLTTTKSVAQSALLAGIVRDLGDRCAGVYAGITAHSPRTCVIEGARLAREARADLIVAVGGGSAIDATKVMLIALWQDACAIEDLDLYRSGRPKEGHAPPSEAIQPPANAIRMIAVPTTLSAAEFNAFAGITDTRRGVKESFGHRLVVPRVIVLDPAATLHTPTDLMLSTGVKAVDHAVERLCSHQAHPFVLGTATEALKLLSRALPAHKARPGDMEIRLDLQFGMWLSIGAGTSGVGTGASHGIGHVLGGACGVPHGHTSCVMLPSVLRWNLPANVERQKRVSEAFGQPDTLAADLVAVLVAELGLPRRLADVGVGPDRFREIGEKSMHDRAVLNNPRPIDRPEQVIEILELAA, from the coding sequence ATGCTGAACGGCATCCACGGACATCAGGAGATCGAGCGCGTCGTCTATGGCCGGGCGGCGGGATCGGCGCTGCGGGCCGAGGCCGAGCGGCTGGGCGCCAGGCGCGTGTTCCTGACCACCACGAAATCGGTGGCGCAGAGCGCGCTGCTGGCCGGCATCGTGCGCGATCTCGGCGATCGCTGCGCCGGCGTCTATGCCGGCATCACCGCGCACTCGCCGCGAACCTGCGTGATCGAGGGCGCGAGACTGGCGCGCGAGGCCAGGGCCGACCTGATCGTGGCGGTCGGCGGCGGCTCCGCGATCGACGCGACCAAGGTGATGCTGATCGCGCTGTGGCAAGACGCCTGCGCCATCGAGGATCTCGACCTCTATCGCTCCGGCCGGCCGAAGGAGGGCCATGCGCCACCGTCCGAAGCGATCCAGCCGCCGGCCAACGCGATCCGCATGATCGCCGTGCCGACCACGCTGTCGGCGGCCGAGTTCAATGCCTTCGCTGGCATCACCGACACGCGCCGGGGCGTGAAGGAGAGTTTCGGCCATCGCCTGGTCGTGCCGCGGGTCATCGTGCTCGATCCAGCGGCGACCCTGCACACGCCGACGGACCTCATGCTGTCGACGGGCGTGAAGGCGGTCGACCACGCGGTCGAGCGGCTGTGCTCGCACCAGGCCCATCCCTTTGTGCTCGGTACCGCGACCGAGGCATTGAAGTTGCTGTCGCGCGCCTTGCCGGCCCACAAGGCCAGACCCGGCGACATGGAAATCCGCCTCGACCTGCAGTTCGGCATGTGGCTGTCGATCGGCGCGGGGACCTCGGGCGTCGGCACGGGCGCGAGCCACGGCATCGGCCACGTGCTGGGCGGCGCCTGCGGCGTGCCGCATGGTCACACGTCCTGCGTGATGTTGCCGTCGGTGCTGCGCTGGAACCTGCCGGCTAACGTCGAACGCCAGAAACGGGTGAGCGAGGCCTTCGGCCAGCCCGATACGCTGGCGGCCGATCTCGTCGCCGTGTTGGTGGCGGAGCTGGGCCTGCCGAGGCGTCTCGCCGATGTCGGCGTCGGACCGGACCGCTTCCGCGAGATCGGCGAGAAATCCATGCACGACCGGGCCGTCCTCAACAATCCGCGCCCGATCGACCGTCCCGAACAAGTGATCGAGATTCTCGAACTGGCTGCTTGA
- a CDS encoding SDR family oxidoreductase, with product MGVLDGKVCIVTGAAGSLGQASAELFVAEGARVMLVDRDRDRLDSVLKALPEGRATAMLADVSSAGDTAAYVKATAARWGGIDVIFSNAGIAGVVRPVTDYPEDVFDSVIAVNLKGSFLACKHGLPRMRDGGSIVMTASVVGVTSDPGIAAYAASKHALIGLMRTVAKEAAPRRIRVNAVAPGPIDNGFQRDIERGLTAALGTDGGKFLDSVIPLHRHATAAEVAQSVLFLASDRSAFTTGSVLMADGGMHV from the coding sequence ATGGGTGTTCTGGACGGCAAGGTGTGCATCGTCACCGGCGCGGCGGGCAGTCTTGGGCAGGCCAGCGCCGAACTGTTCGTTGCCGAGGGGGCGCGGGTCATGCTCGTCGATCGCGACCGCGATCGGCTCGATTCGGTGCTGAAGGCGTTGCCCGAGGGAAGGGCGACGGCGATGCTGGCCGACGTCTCGAGCGCCGGCGACACGGCGGCCTACGTCAAGGCGACGGCGGCGCGCTGGGGCGGCATCGACGTCATCTTCAGCAATGCCGGCATCGCCGGCGTCGTCCGGCCGGTGACGGACTATCCGGAGGACGTGTTCGATTCGGTTATCGCGGTGAACCTCAAGGGTTCGTTTCTCGCCTGCAAGCATGGCCTGCCGAGGATGCGCGACGGCGGCAGCATCGTCATGACGGCGAGCGTGGTGGGCGTCACCAGCGACCCGGGGATCGCCGCCTATGCCGCGTCCAAGCATGCACTGATCGGGCTGATGCGCACGGTCGCCAAGGAGGCCGCGCCACGGCGCATCCGGGTCAACGCGGTGGCACCGGGGCCGATCGACAACGGCTTTCAGCGCGACATCGAACGGGGATTGACCGCAGCGCTCGGTACCGACGGCGGCAAGTTCCTCGATTCGGTGATCCCGCTGCACCGGCACGCGACCGCCGCGGAGGTCGCCCAGTCGGTGCTGTTCCTCGCCTCGGACAGGAGCGCCTTCACCACGGGAAGCGTGCTGATGGCCGACGGCGGCATGCACGTTTGA
- a CDS encoding ABC transporter ATP-binding protein, producing MTALLEVEGLTRRFGGLVAVDSLGFTVNAGEIVGLLGPNGSGKTTVLNLLSGMLRPDAGAVSLRGQAIAGRPSYRIARLGVARTFQLVRPLASLSCRDNVLTGLAFGRGNRWGTAARAEADALLDRVGLARACDALPGELTYIDQKRLELARALALQPELLLLDEWLAGLNPTELEDGIRLIHGLNAEGITILLVEHVMDAIRSLCRRCLVMNTGRLIASGLPAEVLADAEVVRAYLGEDGDA from the coding sequence ATGACGGCGCTCCTGGAAGTCGAGGGCCTGACACGCCGCTTCGGCGGGCTCGTCGCGGTCGATTCGCTGGGCTTCACCGTGAACGCGGGCGAGATCGTCGGCCTGCTGGGTCCCAACGGGTCGGGCAAGACCACGGTGCTCAACCTCCTGTCGGGAATGCTGCGGCCGGATGCGGGCGCGGTGTCGCTGCGAGGCCAGGCGATCGCCGGCAGGCCCTCCTATCGCATCGCGCGGCTCGGCGTCGCGCGGACCTTCCAACTCGTTCGGCCGCTCGCCTCGCTGTCCTGCCGCGACAACGTGCTGACGGGGCTCGCGTTCGGGCGGGGCAACCGGTGGGGAACCGCGGCGCGAGCGGAGGCGGACGCGTTGCTCGACCGGGTCGGCCTCGCGCGGGCGTGCGACGCGCTGCCGGGCGAGCTGACCTACATCGACCAGAAACGCCTCGAGCTCGCGCGCGCGCTGGCGCTGCAACCCGAATTGCTGCTGCTCGACGAATGGCTGGCCGGTCTCAATCCGACCGAGCTCGAGGACGGCATCCGGCTGATCCACGGCCTGAATGCCGAGGGCATCACGATCCTGCTCGTCGAGCACGTGATGGACGCCATCCGGTCGCTGTGCCGGCGCTGCCTGGTCATGAACACGGGACGCCTGATCGCGTCGGGCTTGCCGGCCGAGGTGCTTGCCGATGCCGAAGTGGTGCGGGCCTATCTCGGCGAGGACGGCGATGCTTGA
- a CDS encoding amino acid ABC transporter substrate-binding protein, with amino-acid sequence MMRTLSALAALAAAGLVATPSVAQDKVKIGYAISKTGPNAGGANITQIPNYEMWVKDVNAKGGLMIGGKRVPIEVVEYDDRSNSEEAVRAVERLVTQDKVDLLFPPWGTGLNLAVGPVFNKYGYPQLAFSAVTDRAPDLVKRWPNSFWLLGTSKQYVDALVAVLKKLRDEGKIGPNVAMISIADGFGIDLSQAARKGFADAGFKLAYDKSYPIGTQDLSPLLGEASRSGADTFVAFSYPPDTLALTDQAKVAGYAPKVMFLGVGVGFPLYPQRFGANVEGVMSLGGWSKDNASTQAYAKKHEEMFKRGPDRWGSQIGYSSLQMLEQAIERVGKIDRAAIIKELQTGTFDTVLGKVKLVDNMMKDNFWLIGQWQDGIFVGVSPQRPGVANVVVPKPTWKN; translated from the coding sequence ATGATGCGGACATTGAGCGCGCTCGCGGCATTGGCCGCGGCAGGACTCGTCGCGACGCCTTCGGTCGCCCAGGACAAGGTAAAGATCGGCTACGCCATCTCCAAGACCGGGCCCAATGCCGGCGGCGCCAACATCACCCAGATCCCGAACTACGAGATGTGGGTGAAGGACGTGAACGCCAAGGGCGGCCTGATGATCGGCGGCAAGCGGGTTCCAATCGAGGTGGTCGAGTACGACGACCGCTCCAACTCCGAGGAGGCCGTGCGTGCGGTCGAGCGGCTGGTGACGCAGGACAAGGTCGACCTGCTGTTCCCGCCGTGGGGCACCGGACTCAACCTCGCCGTCGGGCCGGTCTTCAACAAGTACGGCTATCCGCAGCTCGCCTTCAGCGCGGTGACCGATCGCGCCCCCGACCTCGTCAAGCGCTGGCCGAACAGCTTCTGGCTGCTCGGCACGTCGAAGCAGTATGTCGATGCGCTGGTCGCGGTGCTGAAGAAGCTGCGCGACGAGGGCAAGATCGGTCCGAACGTGGCGATGATCTCGATCGCCGACGGCTTCGGCATCGATCTCAGCCAGGCGGCGCGAAAAGGCTTCGCCGATGCGGGCTTCAAGCTCGCCTACGACAAGAGCTACCCGATCGGCACGCAGGACCTGTCGCCGCTGCTCGGCGAGGCGTCGCGTTCCGGCGCCGACACCTTCGTGGCCTTCTCCTATCCGCCCGACACGCTGGCACTGACCGACCAGGCCAAGGTGGCGGGCTATGCGCCCAAGGTGATGTTCCTCGGCGTCGGCGTCGGCTTCCCGCTCTATCCGCAGCGCTTCGGCGCCAACGTCGAGGGCGTCATGTCGCTCGGTGGCTGGTCGAAGGACAACGCCTCGACCCAGGCGTATGCCAAGAAGCACGAGGAGATGTTCAAGCGCGGCCCCGACCGCTGGGGCAGCCAGATCGGCTACTCGTCGCTGCAGATGCTCGAGCAGGCGATCGAGCGGGTCGGCAAGATCGACCGCGCCGCCATCATCAAGGAGCTGCAAACCGGCACCTTCGACACGGTGCTCGGCAAGGTGAAGCTGGTCGACAACATGATGAAGGACAATTTCTGGCTGATCGGGCAGTGGCAGGACGGCATCTTCGTCGGGGTCTCGCCGCAGCGTCCCGGCGTCGCCAACGTCGTGGTGCCCAAGCCGACCTGGAAGAACTAG
- a CDS encoding HAD hydrolase-like protein has protein sequence MTRAILLDLDGTLIDSHPGILASCRAALRTLGHEPDGDLDATLRRIIGPPLEDIMQILLRNHDDDRVDEAAAAYRLHYGESGLLGSVPYAGIGTSLEEMKRAGLRLYLATSKRVIFASRILDHLRLTAFFDGIHGSVPGGALDHKPELLAHVVAEHGLSPSHSLMVGDRRHDISGAHAVGMRGLGVLWGYGSRDELEEAGADGLVESPGDLARAILSMAAGPDGYGR, from the coding sequence ATGACCCGCGCCATCCTCCTCGACCTCGACGGCACCCTGATCGATTCGCATCCCGGCATCCTGGCGAGTTGCCGGGCGGCCCTGCGCACCCTCGGGCATGAACCGGATGGCGACCTCGACGCAACGTTGAGGCGCATCATCGGGCCGCCGCTGGAAGACATCATGCAGATCCTGCTCCGCAACCATGACGACGACAGGGTCGACGAAGCCGCCGCCGCCTATCGCCTGCACTATGGTGAAAGCGGGCTTCTCGGCAGCGTGCCCTATGCCGGAATCGGCACGTCCCTCGAGGAGATGAAGCGGGCCGGTCTGCGTCTCTATCTCGCGACATCGAAGCGGGTGATCTTCGCAAGCCGCATCCTCGACCATCTGCGCTTGACCGCGTTCTTCGACGGCATCCATGGCTCCGTGCCGGGCGGCGCGCTGGACCACAAGCCGGAATTGCTCGCCCATGTCGTGGCCGAGCATGGGCTTTCGCCGTCGCACAGCCTGATGGTCGGCGATCGCCGGCACGACATCTCCGGCGCCCACGCCGTGGGCATGCGCGGTCTCGGCGTGCTGTGGGGCTACGGTAGCCGGGACGAACTCGAGGAAGCCGGAGCGGACGGGCTGGTGGAGTCTCCCGGGGATCTCGCCCGCGCGATCCTCTCGATGGCGGCCGGGCCGGACGGGTACGGGCGCTAG
- a CDS encoding type II toxin-antitoxin system death-on-curing family toxin, translating into MREPTWIEERDVLALHERLLSLHGGKPGSRDLGLLKSALARPLQHHAYRPDADVIELAAIYTAGIVGNHAFIDGDKRTGFVVGILFLELNGYRFGASEEASAQAVLALAASQLNEAGYAAFLRTNVKPIGRK; encoded by the coding sequence GTGAGAGAGCCGACCTGGATCGAGGAGCGCGACGTCCTTGCGCTGCACGAGCGGCTGTTGTCGCTGCATGGCGGCAAGCCCGGATCGCGGGATCTCGGCCTTCTGAAGTCGGCGCTGGCGAGGCCGCTCCAGCATCACGCCTATCGGCCCGACGCGGACGTCATCGAGCTGGCGGCGATCTACACGGCCGGCATCGTCGGCAACCACGCTTTCATCGATGGCGACAAGCGCACCGGCTTTGTCGTCGGCATTCTATTCCTCGAACTCAACGGGTATCGGTTTGGCGCGAGTGAAGAGGCGTCGGCGCAAGCCGTTCTCGCACTCGCCGCCAGCCAACTCAACGAGGCTGGCTACGCAGCCTTCCTTCGTACCAACGTGAAGCCCATAGGAAGGAAATAG
- a CDS encoding branched-chain amino acid ABC transporter permease, giving the protein MLFEVALSGVTLGGMYALVAMGLTLQYGVARIMNLSYGEILIAAAFAALWFYTGVALNPILGLVVVPPLAFVLSYAIYRFLMQPLVRRAGSRDALEVDSILATFGLLFVIQGVMLAIFGGAYYSYSFLAVPLKIAGATVAANRLLALVLAIVIGLGLYLALTRTRLGTAVRAVAVDPVAAQLVAIDVRTASALAFALGGALVAAAGVLVSMFLTFNANLGVVFTLKALVVVIMGGVGNLLGALIAGLILGLVENSVAVFVDPGLTLAATYAIFLLVLLLRPQGLLGKANR; this is encoded by the coding sequence ATGCTGTTCGAAGTAGCCCTCTCCGGCGTCACCCTGGGCGGCATGTACGCGCTGGTGGCGATGGGGCTGACGCTGCAATACGGCGTCGCCCGCATCATGAATTTGAGCTACGGGGAGATCCTGATCGCAGCGGCCTTCGCCGCGCTGTGGTTCTACACGGGCGTCGCGCTCAACCCGATCCTCGGCCTGGTCGTCGTGCCGCCGCTCGCCTTCGTGCTGAGCTACGCCATCTATCGCTTCCTGATGCAGCCGCTGGTGCGCCGCGCCGGCTCGCGCGACGCCCTCGAGGTCGACAGCATCCTCGCCACCTTCGGCCTGCTGTTCGTCATCCAGGGCGTCATGCTGGCAATCTTCGGCGGCGCCTACTACAGCTACTCGTTCCTCGCGGTGCCACTCAAGATCGCGGGTGCCACGGTGGCCGCCAACCGGCTGCTCGCTCTCGTCCTTGCCATCGTGATCGGCCTCGGCCTCTATCTCGCGCTCACGCGAACGCGGCTCGGCACGGCAGTGCGCGCCGTTGCCGTCGATCCGGTGGCCGCGCAACTCGTCGCCATCGACGTGCGCACCGCCTCGGCGCTGGCCTTCGCTCTCGGCGGCGCGCTGGTCGCGGCGGCGGGCGTTCTGGTTTCGATGTTCCTCACCTTCAACGCCAATCTCGGCGTGGTCTTCACGTTGAAGGCACTGGTGGTGGTCATCATGGGCGGCGTCGGCAACCTGCTGGGCGCGCTGATCGCCGGCCTGATCCTCGGCCTGGTCGAGAACTCGGTCGCGGTCTTCGTCGATCCCGGCCTGACGCTCGCCGCCACCTACGCCATCTTCCTGCTGGTCCTGCTGCTGCGGCCGCAGGGCCTGCTAGGCAAGGCGAACCGATGA
- a CDS encoding ABC transporter ATP-binding protein: MLEVVRLSVQYGKHRAVDKAALSVGAGEIVVILGANGAGKSSLLKAVAGLQAPGAQASVALAGRELVGLPAHSIVEAGLALVPEGRGIFSEMTVRENLLLGAFARRARADEARNRERVLALFPRLAERLAQTARTMSGGEQQMVAIGRALMSAPRVLLLDEPSLGLSPLLSTELFRALTRIRDDGISVLLVEQNARKSLAIADRGYLIENGRIVGAGGAVELANDPAVQRAYLGGAR; this comes from the coding sequence ATGCTTGAAGTCGTGCGCCTCTCCGTCCAGTACGGCAAGCATCGCGCCGTCGACAAGGCGGCACTGTCGGTGGGCGCCGGCGAGATCGTGGTGATCCTGGGCGCCAACGGCGCGGGCAAGTCGTCGCTGCTCAAGGCGGTCGCGGGCTTGCAGGCGCCGGGTGCGCAGGCGTCGGTGGCGCTGGCGGGCCGCGAACTCGTCGGACTGCCGGCGCATTCCATCGTCGAGGCCGGCCTTGCGCTCGTGCCCGAGGGGCGCGGCATTTTCAGCGAGATGACCGTGCGCGAGAACCTGCTGCTCGGTGCCTTCGCGCGCCGCGCCCGCGCCGACGAGGCGCGCAATCGCGAGCGCGTGCTGGCGCTGTTCCCGCGCCTCGCCGAGCGGCTGGCACAGACGGCGCGGACTATGAGCGGTGGCGAGCAGCAGATGGTGGCGATCGGCCGGGCGCTGATGTCGGCGCCGCGTGTCCTGCTGCTCGACGAGCCTTCACTTGGCCTCTCGCCGCTGCTGTCGACAGAGTTGTTCCGGGCGCTCACGCGCATCCGGGACGACGGCATCTCGGTGCTGCTGGTCGAACAGAACGCGCGCAAGAGCCTGGCCATCGCCGATCGCGGCTACCTGATCGAGAACGGCCGCATCGTCGGCGCCGGCGGGGCAGTGGAGCTGGCGAACGATCCGGCCGTGCAACGCGCCTATCTGGGCGGAGCGAGGTAG
- a CDS encoding GNAT family N-acetyltransferase — MARATVRETIDELARDPLHNVVLLKQLLSFPDHVRVHRATGSRGTATLVALDVSASAYDRHAYPDARIAAFIASDHPDLTASLLSHLPDRTGIVFKLSRPDDLAAVERRFAVTRRTAFISFTSSCPVVPALVESEPVVRVVSALDDATFDLLEAQGHERCWLEPRLRDGKAFACVLERDDGVASACFAFENFDPVWEVGGVLTVPSHRRRGHATRVVRRALAELADRRLTPRYQVEEGNLPSIRLAESVGLVPFVTIAHYAHAC, encoded by the coding sequence ATGGCGCGCGCCACCGTCCGCGAGACGATCGACGAGCTGGCGCGCGATCCGCTGCACAACGTCGTCCTGCTGAAGCAACTGCTGTCCTTTCCCGACCATGTGCGGGTTCATCGCGCCACCGGCAGCCGGGGCACCGCCACGCTGGTCGCGCTCGACGTTTCGGCCAGCGCCTACGATCGCCACGCCTATCCCGACGCCCGGATCGCGGCGTTCATCGCCAGCGACCATCCGGACCTCACGGCATCGCTGCTGTCCCACCTGCCGGACCGGACGGGCATCGTCTTCAAGCTGTCCCGCCCCGACGATCTCGCCGCGGTCGAGCGACGCTTCGCCGTCACAAGGCGTACCGCGTTCATCTCGTTCACCTCGTCGTGTCCCGTTGTGCCTGCCCTCGTCGAATCGGAGCCGGTCGTCCGCGTCGTGTCGGCACTCGACGACGCCACCTTCGACCTGCTCGAGGCGCAGGGCCACGAACGGTGCTGGCTCGAGCCACGGCTGCGCGATGGCAAGGCCTTCGCCTGCGTGCTCGAGCGCGACGACGGCGTCGCCTCCGCCTGCTTCGCCTTCGAGAACTTCGATCCGGTTTGGGAGGTCGGCGGGGTGCTCACCGTGCCGTCGCATCGCCGCCGGGGCCATGCCACCCGCGTCGTGCGTAGGGCCCTCGCCGAGCTCGCCGATCGCAGACTCACGCCGCGCTACCAGGTCGAGGAAGGCAATCTTCCGTCGATCCGCCTCGCCGAGTCCGTCGGGCTGGTCCCGTTCGTGACGATCGCGCATTACGCGCACGCCTGCTGA
- a CDS encoding AbrB family transcriptional regulator, with translation MIELKVRKFGNSLGVVLPKDVVQRLRTADGEPLFLIEGPDGTYRLTPYDPAFEKKMAKADSIISRYRNTLHTLAK, from the coding sequence ATGATTGAACTGAAGGTCCGCAAATTCGGTAACTCCCTGGGCGTTGTGCTGCCGAAGGACGTCGTGCAGCGGCTGCGCACGGCCGACGGCGAGCCCCTGTTCCTGATCGAAGGACCTGACGGGACATATCGGCTCACGCCCTATGACCCGGCCTTCGAAAAGAAGATGGCGAAGGCCGACAGCATCATCAGCCGATATCGCAACACGCTCCATACCCTCGCCAAGTGA